From Streptomyces sp. SAI-135:
TGTATCCGCCGCCCACATAAATCCCCACATGGTGGATGGCGCGCGAGTTGTTGAGGTCCGTGGAGAAGAACACCAGGTCCCCCGGCAGCAGTTCGGTTCTGGCCGGATGCGGGCCCGCGTTGTACTGGTCGTTGGCCACACGCGGCAGCGTGATGCCCACACTCGCGTACGCGGCCTGCGTCAGCCCCGAGCAGTCGAAGCGCCCGCCCTGCTCGGCGGTTCCGGTCCCGCCCCACAGATAGGGCGTCCCGAGCTTCTTCTGCGCGTAATAGATGGCGCCGGCGGCCTGCTTGGAGGGATCGACGCGGGACGTGGGCGCCGCGAAGCTCTCCTCCAGGGTCGTGATGGTCTTCACGTAGTTCTGGGTTTCCTTGTACGGCGGCACGCCCCCGTACTTGATGACCGCGTAGGCGCCCGCGTTGTAGGAGGCGAGCATGTTCTCGGTGAGGTTGCCCGGCACGTCCTTCACATAGGACGCGAGGGAGCAGTCGTAGGAAGCCGCCGAGGGAATCGCGTCGTTGGGGTCCCAGACGTCCTTGTCGCCGTCGCCGTCCCCGTCGACCCCGTGCGTGGCCCAGGTCCCCGGGATGAACTGCGCTATCCCCTGCGCCGCGGCCGCGCTCTGCGCCTTCGGGTTGAACCCGCTCTCCTGGTAGAGCTGGGCGGCGAGCAGGGCCGGGTTGATGGCGGGGCAGAGGTTGCCCCACTTCTGCACGAGGGGCTGGTACGCGGCCGGGACGGCCCCCTTGGCCAGGGCCCTGGTGGCTCCGCCCACGCCGTTGGCGAGGTTGCCGGCGACGACGTAGACCCCCACGACGAGCAGCATCACGAAGCTGAGCCCCGCCCCGAGAACGGCGCCCGCAACCAGCCACGCCTTACGCACCGTCAACCGCCCCTCGCCCACTGGGAGTCCGCCCGCGCCAGTCTAAGAGCTTCCCTGGAGGAAACCGGGGTACTCGGCGGGGTCGGCGCAAAGATCAGCGCACGGCGTCACGGTAGAGCGCGGCGGCCTCCGCCCCGAGCACCACGCTGTACGACACGTCGGCCGTCGCCCCGCCCTGCTCGTGCCCGCCCAGCACCCCCACCACCTGGCCGTCCCCGTTCACCCAGGGACTGCCGCTGGTACCCCCCGTGAAGTCGGGGCACGCTATCCGCTGCTGTGTGCGGCTGTGCCTGGTCGGCTTGTTGGTGCAGCTGATCGGCACGGCACGGGTGGAGGGGTAGCCGGTGACGGTGACGGCGGTGGCCCCGGTGGCGGTGCCGGTCACGAACGGGTTCCCGCCGACGACGCCCTGCACCTCCCCCTCCACCGTGGCGAAGGCGACGTCGCTGTCCTCGTCCTGGCCCTCGGCCCACCCCTGGGGCAGGAACCGCTCCCTCACCTTCCACTTCCCGTACGGCGCCCTGCCGCCCCGGTACCCGGGCACGAACACGAGGCCGTCGTCGCCGTTGTCGAGACAGTGCGCGGCGGTGACGAGGAGGTCCCGGTGCGGGCTGCGGACGACGGAGGCGGTGCAGTGGTGCTGCCCGCCGTCGAAGAGGGCTCCCACGCGGGCGCCGGTCGAGGTCACCGCGGCGACGGTCGTCACCCCGAAGGGCCCCGCCCCGTCGTCGGCGACCGCCTCGGAGGCCGAGGTGACGGTGAGCAGGACGGCAGCGGCGTGGAGAGCGAGACGTGGCGTGCGCTTCACGGAAGGAAGCATTCCGCACGAAGGTGAGAATCACGTCAAGCGCCGTCCCCGAACCCGGTCCCGGGCGGCCCGCCGACGACGGGAGCCGCCCGCGCGTACGCCCAGCGGCGACGCCCCTGCGCCTGCCAGCCCCGACGATCCGCAGCCCGCCCCCGGAGCCGCCCGCCGCAAGCCGCCGAGCCGCAAGAACGACGTCCGTGCGCGCGTAGGCCCAGCCACCGCCCCGCGACGGACGAGCCCCGACCACGGGAGCCGCCCGCCCGTACGACACGACGGCAGCACCCCGGCCGTACCGACCGACGGGCCGAGCCGCAACAAAGACGCCCGTGCGCGCGTACGCCCCAGCCACCGCCCCGCGACTGACGGGCCCGACCGTGTGGATCCCGGTCCCCGGGGCAGCCGAGCCTGGACGACGGGAGCCGCCCACGCGTACGACACCACGGCAGCACCCCGGCCGTACCGACCGACGGGCCGAGCCGCAACAAAGACGCCCGTGCGCGCGTACGCCCCAGCCACCGCCCCGCGACTGACGGACCCGACCGTGTGGATCCCGGTCCCCGGGGCAGCCGAGCCTGGACGACGGGAGCCCGGGAGGCTGGTGTGTTCGACGGTTTCGAACTGACGCGGTGCGAGGGTGACGACGGCGTCCGGCTACGGGTGCGGCACGGCGGCAGCGGCCCCGCGGTGCTGCTCCTGCACGGTCACCCCCGTACGCACGCCACCTGGCACCGCGTCGCCCCGCTGCTGGTGGCGGCGGGCCACACCGTCGTCTGCCCCGATCTGCGCGGGTACGGCCGCTCCGACAAGCCCGCCACCGACCCCGAACACCGTCCGTACTCCAAGCGCGCCATGGCCGGCGACTGCCTCACGGTGATGCGCCGGCTCGGGCACGAACGGTTCGCGGTGGTCGGTCACGACCGGGGCGCGTACGTGGCGACCCGCCTCGCCCTCGACCACCCCGAGGCCGTGTCCGCCGTCAGCGTGCTGGACGCGATCCCCATCGGGGAGGCCCTGCGCCGCTGCGACGCCGGTTTCGCCGCGAACTGGTGGCACTGGTTCTTCCTCGGCCAGACGGCCAAGCCCGCCGAACGCGTCATCAACGCCGACCCGGACGCCTGGTACACGGCCACGGCCGAACAGATGGGCGCCGAGGCCTACGAGGACTGGCGGCACGCCATCCACGACCCGGCCACCGTGCACGCGATGTGCGAGGACTACCGGGCCGGCCTCGGCGTCGACCGCGAGCACGACGACGCCGACCAGCGGGCCGGGCGGCGCATCGACCGCCCGCTCCAGATCCTGTGGGCCACGCGGGACGACATGGCCGACCTCTACGGCGACGTCCTGGCCGTCTGGCGGGACTGGGCAGGCGCCCACCTGGAGGGCGGCCCGCTCGACTCCGGGCATCACATGGCCGAGGAGGCACCGGAGGCACTCGCGGACGCACTGACCGGCTTCTGGAAGAACGCCGGAGCCACAGGGCCGTAAGAACCCACCCGAAGCAGCCCGAGCCCCGCCACGACCACCCTCGCCCGGGCCTCCTTCGCCGTCACCGGCAAGTTCTCCACCGAGACGGCCATGGCCGCCGTGCCGGGACTGGTCCACCACCTGCTCCACGGCCTCAAGCCCCGCTGACCCGCGGCGGGCCCGGCACCCGCGTCACCGTCACGCGCCCGGAGTTGTGTGCGACGCGTGCAGACGGTCAAGCCGTGGCCATCCCCCGCCCATCCGTCGGCCATCGATCAGCAATCCCCCAACGCCCTTCAGTAAGGCGGGAGTCAGGATTCCGCCGCCCGTCTTGTTGTCACGTACTCAACAAGGCGATGGTCGTCGCGGGTCGCCGCCCCCACCGGGAACCTCACCGGTGGTCCCCCACCGCAGGCCTCTGCACCCACTCCCTGGAGGCTTTACGTTGCGTACGTCCATGCCCAACGCCCCCCACGCACCCGGCAGATGGCGCCGATACGGCTCCGTCGTCGCGGCCACCGGCGCACTGCTGCTCGCCGGCCTCGGCACCGCGGCGCACGCCGGCGCGGCCACCGCGACCACCCCCCACAAGGTGAGCAGCAAGGCCATCGCGGCCGCTGTCGCCAAGGCGCACGTGACGTACGAGAGCGCGTGCGGCGCCACTCCGAAGAAGGGCTACGCCGCCTGCAACGCCCTGCGCGTCACCGGCGGCACCACCGCCTTCCAGGAGGAGCAGGCCGCGAGGAAGGGCACCAGCCCCGCGACCGTCTCCCCGAAGGCGTCCGCCGCCACCCCGACCGGCTACGGCCCGAGCGACCTCCGGTCCGCCTACGGCCTGACCTCCGCGGCCGCCTCCAACGGCTCCGGCGAGACCATCGCCATCGTCGACGCCTACGACGACCCCAACGCCGCTGCGGACCTGGCCACCTACCGCAGCTACTACGGCCTGCCGGCCTGCACCACCGCCAACGGCTGCTTCAAGAAGGTCTCCCAGACGGGCTCCACGACCTCCCTGCCCACCGCCAACAGCGGTTGGGCCGGTGAGATCTCCCTCGACCTCGACATGGTCTCCGCCATCGCCCCGAACGCCAAGATCCTGCTGGTCGAGGCGAGTTCGGCGAGCATGACCAACCTGGGCAAGGCGGTGAACGAGGCCGTCGCCCTGGGCGCCAAGTTCGTCTCCAACTCCTACGGCGGCTCCGAGTCCTCCTCGGACACGTCGTACGACTCCTCGTACTTCAACCACCCCGGCGTCGCCATCACCGTCTCGGCCGGCGACTCGGGATACGGCGCCGAGTACCCGGCCGCCTCCAAGTACGTGACGTCGGTCGGCGGCACCGCCCTCTCCCCGTCCTCCACCTCCCGCGGCTGGACCGAGAGCGTCTGGAAGACCAGCTCCACCGAGGGCACCGGCTCCGGCTGCTCCTCCTACGACACCAAGCCGACCTGGCAGACCGACACCGGCTGCACCAAGCGCATGATCGCCGACGTCTCCGCCGTCGCCGACCCCGCCACCGGCGTCTCCGTCTACGACTCCTACGGCTCCGACGGCACGGGCTGGAACACCTACGGCGGCACCAGCGCCTCGGCCCCCATCATCGCCTCCGTGTACGCCCTCGCGGGCACCCCGGGCAGCAGCGACTACCCGGCCGCCTACCCCTACGCACACACCTCCGCCCTCAACGACGTGACCTCGGGCAACAACGGCAGCTGCTCGACCAGCTACTTCTGCACCGCCAGGACCGGCTACGACGGCCCGACCGGCTGGGGCACCCCGGAAGGAGTAACCGCCTTCACCAGCTGACTCTCCGTCAACGAGCGGGCCGCGGACTCCCCTACCGCGGCCCGTTCGTCGTACCGGTGGCCCGCCGGGTTAGCCTTCACCCGCAGAACATCGGTGCCAGAAGCGCCGCAGGTCGTAAGAGGGGTCAACGACGGAACCACACGCCAGGTTCCGCTCAGGCCTCATTGCCCGGGGTGACCTGCCGTGATACACAGAGTGACCAGACAGTCATTCGTACGAAACACGCCAACCAATGACGCCAAGTCGACATACGACGGCAGAATTGTCGGCGACAATGAGGCCTGACCTCTGCGCCCACGCAGGGGAGACGGAACTACCCACCAGGGGCGGTGACTTACATGCTCTTTGCGGCCGACAAGGGAGACATCAACACCATCATCGGCGGGATCGCTCCGGACTGGGGCCCCTTCGGGGCACTGGGGACCGAGGCGAAGACGATGATCCAGGTCGTCATGGCGGTCGCCATCCTGCTCTGCCTCGGCATCGCCATCTGGGGCGCGGCCAAGCAGCGCATCGGCGCCACCGCCCTGCGCGACACCTTCAGCGCGGAACAGGGCAAGGGCCTCATCATCGCGGGCCTGACCGGCGTCTTCATCATCGGATCGCTGGGCACACTCTTCACCATCGTGTACGGCATGGCCGTATAGCCGCCGCGTCCGGTCGACGCACCTCCGGTCCGGCCGGGCGCGCCCCGGTACCCCCTCTACCCCACCTGTCCGCAGTGCCCACCGGCTGAGGTTGCGTTCCCCCGATGTCTCCGATGTCTCCGATCTCCCCGATGACTCCGATGACTCTGATGCCGAGTCACCACACCGCGCCCGCGCGGGAACCAGCACGGCTACCGTCGTACTCCTACGCGTTTGCCCGCACTTTCCCGCACCACGTCGAGGGGGCGTAAGCGGCATGAGTCTCGGAGACGACCAGGAGGGCTCCAACGGTTACGGCGGCACCGGCCAGACCCGCACACACCTGCCGGGCGGCACCACCGACGTGTACGGCGGCGCCCGCCGTTCCGGCCGCTCGTCCTCCCGAAGCCTGGTCACCGTCGTCGGCGTCGTCGTCCTCCTGATCGCCGCGATCGCCTTCGCGAACCGCGGAGGAGACGATTCCGCGTCATCGTCGGCGGAGGGGGCAGGGGGCCGGCCGAACGTCACGGCGACGGACCCCAGCGGCACCAAGCCGGTGCGGTCCACTCCGGGCGTCATCCCGGCGGGGTACGCGCACGACGCGCAGGGAGCACAGAGCGCGGCCGCGAACTACGCCGTGGCCCTGGGCGCGGCCGGCATGTTCGACAAGACCCAGCGCGACGCGACGCTCCAGGCGATCGTCGCCCCCTCGCGCGTGGCCGAGTTCCAGTCGAAACTGGACAAGGCCTACACCCCGGCCCTCAACAAGACCGTCGGCCTGAACGACGACGGCTCCACGCCCGCCGGGTACACGTTCGTCTCCCGTACGAATCCCATCGGCACCAAGGTCACCGAGTCCTCGCAGAACAACGTGACCGTCGAGGTCTGGTGCAGCGGCCTGCTCGGCATGGCGGGCGAGAACTCCACGAACCCCGTCACCAACAGCTGGTTCACCACCACGATGCAGCTCGTGTGGACCAACGGCGACTGGAAGATCGTGACCCAGTCCCAGAAGGACGGCCCCGCGCCCGTCCCCGCCGACGAAAAGGCCTCCAGCGCTGACGAAATGGCAACGGCCGTCCAGGAGTACGGAGGCTTCACTTATGCCCGGTAGCCAGCGCCTCGCAGTCAAGGTCGCCGCCGCGGTCGCCACCGCGCAGACCGCCGCCGTACTGCTCGCCACCCGCGCCGCGGCAGCACCCACGCCCACGCCGACCCCCACCGGGTCCGCCGACAACTGCAGCCTTCTGTCGGGCCAGGCCAAGCAGGTCTGCGAAGGCGACTCCTCGGGTGGCTCCTCCGGAGGATCCCCCTCCCTGGACCCCACCTCCACCCTCGACCCCATGTCCTCCCTCGCCAACAGCTGCGCCAAGGCCGCCGCCTGGACCATCGACAAGCTCAGCGAGGCCGTGAAGGAGACCGCGAACGTCGACTTCACCAACCAGAAGTTCCTCCAGCAGTACGCGGTCGTCTTCGCCGCGTCGACCATCCTCACCCTTCTCCTGTGGCTGCTGGCCGTGGCCAAGCGCGCGGTGCGAGGCGTCCCCCTCACCACCGCCATCAGCGAAGCGATCGGCTTCCTCTGGCTGACCGTCCTCGCGTCCGCCTTCACCCCCCTGATCCTCTACACGGTCGTATCCGCCACGGACGGCGTCTCCGAGGTCCTCGCCAAGGCCACCGGCGACCAGACCGACACGTTCTTCGGCACCTTCTCCGGCGCCCTGGAGAAGGGCAACGACATCGGCGGCGGCCCGATCATGCTGATCGTCGTCTCCCTCGTGAGCATCCTCGCCGCCGGCGTCCTGTGGCTGGAGCTCGTCATCCGCGCCGCCCTGCTCTACGTCGGCGCCCTCCTCGGCACCGTCGTCTACGCCGGCCTCGTCGACAAGAACCTCTGGGGCCACGTCCGCCGCTGGGCCGGCATCATGATCGCCGTCATCCTGGTCAAACCGGTGATCGTCATCGTCCTCGGCCTCGCCGGCGCGCTCTCCTCCGACGACGGCCCCGACGCCTTCTCCGCCGTCGTCTCCGGCCTCGCCATCATCCTGCTCGCCATCTTCGCCAGCGCGATGATCTACCGCTTCGTCCCCGGCTTCGGCGACGAGATCGCCGGCTCCCGCAACAACCGCATCATGCAGAACGCCGAGGGGAAGGCGGCGGCCGTCATCAGCTCGCCCGCGACCCTCGTCGCCCAGGGCATCAAGACCCACAGCTCCCGGGCCGACAACAACGGTCAGGCTTCCGGAGGCTCGGGCGCCCGCCCGAGCAACCCGGCGTCCGGCGGAGTCGCCGCCCACAGCTCGCGCACCCCGAACGGAGGCGGCGGATCTGTCCCCTCCGCCGCTCCCGCTCCCCGCGCGGGCAACTCGGTGAACACCCCGCACGCCGGCAACCGCAACGCAAGCAGCAACAGCACAGGAGGTGACGGGCGTTGACGACCGAGTCCCACGTGTCGCATACGGTCACGCCCCGCCGTACATATCTGATCGGCCGCGCCCGGCCGAACGCGATCGTCGGCCGCAACCGTGAGACCGGCGAGATCGCGCTCATCATCGTGGGCGCGTTCCTCGGCATGATGTGCGGGCTCCTCGTCCCGGTCCTGTCCCTGCGCATCGTCCTGCTCATGGGCTTCCCGCTGCTCGCGCTGGCCGCGGTCTACGTGCCGTACAAGCGCCGCACGTTCTACAAGTGGTTCGAGATCAACCGCAGTTACAAGCGCACCCTGCGCCAGGGCACCACCTACCGCTCCTCGGTGATGGAGGCCGGCACCCACGTCGACGGCCGCGAGGTCGAGGTCGGTCCGCCGCCCGGCATCGGCCGGATCAACTGGCTCGCCGCCCCGTTCGGGCCCGACGAGATCGCCGTACTGCTCCACGCGGACCGCCGTACCGTCACCGCCGCCATCGAGATCGAGGGCCCCGGCGTCGGTCTGCGCGACTCCGAGGACCAGGAAGCCCTCGTCGACCGCTTCGGCACCCTGCTCAAGCACGTGGCCAACGGCGACGGCTTCGTCACCCGCCTCCAGATGCTCGCCCGCACCCTGCCCGCCGACCCCGACGCCCACGCCAAGGACGTCGCGATGCGCGGGGACGACAAGGCGCTGCCCTGGCTCCAGACGTCGTACGACCAACTCCAGTCGATGGTGTCCACCAGCAGCGAGCAGCACCGCGCCTATCTCGTCGCCTGCATGCACTACAACCGTGAACTGGCCGCGGAGGCCCACGCGATGGCGCGGGCCGCCCGCCCGCAGAACGGCCGCAGGCTGGACAAGGACGCGGGCCTCGCGGTCGTCATGGCGCGCGAGCTGACCGACATCTGCTCGCGCCTCCAGGAGGCCGACATCCGGGTGCGCCAGCCCCTCGGCCAGGGCCGGCTGGCCTCGCTGATCCACTCCATGTACGACCCGGACCACCCCATCGACCACATCCAGGCGATGACCAAGCGCAACGCCTGGCCGGCCGAACTCGACGCCATGGAACCGACATTCCTCCAGGCGAAGACCCGGGAGTCCTCCACCCGCGCGCCCTGGTGCCACGCCACGGCCTGGGTGAAGGAGTGGCCGATGACCCCCGTCGGCGTCAACTTCCTGGCGCCGCTGCTCGTCCACACCCCGGACGTCATCCGCACGGTCGCCGTCACGATGGACCTCGAACCCACCGAGATCGCCATCGAGCGCATGCTGACCGAGAAGACCAACGACGAGGCGGAGGCGTCCCGCGCGGCCAAGATGAACCGCACGATCGACCCCCGTGACGTGGCCGCCCACTCCCGCCTCGACCAGCGCGGCGAGGACCTCGCGAGCGGCGCGGCCGGGGTCAACCTGGTCGGCTACATCACCGTCTCCTCCCGGTCCCCCGAGGCGCTGGCCCGCGACAAGCGGACCATCCGGGCCTCGGCCGGAAAGTCGTACCTGAAACTGGAGTGGTGCGACCGCGAGCACCATCGCGCCTTCGTGAACACGCTTCCGTTCGCCACCGGCATTCGAAGGTAGGGGCAAAAGCATGCGGGATCCGCTGTCCGTCCTCTCCGACGCCTTCACGTCCTTCCTCTTCGGAAAGGTCGAGACGACCCGCCTGCCGGTCCGCACCTCCACCGGCCAGGCACAGGCGGTCTACCTCCCGACCGCGGCTCCGGGTCTCGGCGACTCGGGCGTGATCATCGGCCGGGAGGTGTACTCCGGCAAGGGCTACATCTACGACCCCTTCCAGCTCTACGGCCAGCAGCTCCCGGCCCCGCACTGGCTGGTCCTGGGCGAGTCCGGGAACGGCAAGTCGGCGCTGGAGAAGACGTACGTCCTGCGGCAGTTGCGTTTCCGCGACCGCCAAGTGGTCGTCCTCGACGCGCAGGGCGAGGACGGCGTCGGCGAATGGAACCTCATCGCGCAGGAGTTGGGGATAACTCCCATCCGCCTGGACCCCATGGCCGCCCTGGACATGGGGATCCGCCTCAACCCGCTCGACCCGGCGATCACCACGACCGGCCAGCTCGCCCTGCTGCGGACGATCATCGAGGTGGCGATGGGCCACGGCCTCGACGAGCGCTCCGGTTTCGCCCTCAAGGTCGCGCACGCCTACGTCAACGAGACGATCGTCGAACGCCAGCCGATCCTCACGGACATCGTGGAGCAGCTACGGCATCCCGAGCCGGAGTCGGCCGAGGCGATGAACGTCGACACAGAGGACGTCCGCGCGTGGGGCCTCGACGTCGCCCTGGTCCTGGACCGCCTGGTCGACGGTGACCTGCGGGGCATGTTCGACGGCCCGACCACGGTCGGCATCGATCTCGACGCGCCACTGATCGTCTTCGATTTGTCCCACATCGACCGCAACTCCATCGCCATGCCCATCCTCATGGCGATCGTCGGAGTTTGGCTGGAACACACCTGGATCCGCCCCGACCGGAAGAAGCGCATCTTCCTGGTCGAGGAGGCCTGGCACATCATCAACAGCCCCTTCGTGGCCCAGCTCTTCCAGCGCCTGCTGAAGTTCGGCCGACGGCTCGGCCTGTCCTTCGTGGCGGTGGTCCACCACCTGTCCGACGTGGTGGACGGAGCGGCCGCGAAGGAGGCCGCGGCGATCCTGAAGATGGCCTCGACCCGAACGATCTACGCCCAGAAGGCCGACGAGGCACGGGCGACGGGCCGCGTCCTGGGCCTCCCTCGCTGGGCCGTGGAGATCATCCCGTCCCTCACCCCCGGCATCGCCGTCTGGGACGTCAACGGCAATGTCCAGGTGGTCAAACACCTGGTCACCGAGACCGAACGCCCGCTGGTCTTCACCGACCGCGCGATGACCGAGTCCTCCGCCGACCTCACCGACGACGCCCTGCGCGCCGCGGAGCTGGAGGCGGAGGAGCGGGCGGCGGCCTTCGTGGAGCAGCACATGGGCGACTCCGAGTCGACGGTGGCGTAGGAGGTGGGCAGTGGTGAGACCGGACGACCGCCGCCAGGGCGGTCAGGGGGGCCAGGGAGGCGTCCCGGACGGGCTGTTGGTCGGCATACTCGCCTTCCTCCTCGGCATGACCGTGCTGGTCTGGACGTCGACGGGCCTCGCGGGCCTGTTCGCCCACGGCGACTGGCCCCGGGGCGTCACCTTCACCCGCACCCCCCTGGCCATGCGCCACCTGATCGGCCACCCCCAGGACGTCGCCGGCGCCTGGCCCGACACCCCCGCCGGCCTGCTCCCCGGCTACGGCCTGGTCTGGGGCCTGTTCATCGGCCAGCTGATGATCCTGACCGTCCTCACGATCTTCGTGATGGGCACACTGGCCCGCTGGCGAACGGTCCGCGCGAGGACGAGAGCGGAGAATCTGGCGGCCCGGGAACGACAGTCCCACGAGGTGCCGGCCCAGAGACCGGCACCGGAACGGGAGCCTGCTCAAACCGTTCCCACGCCACAGACACTCGCAGCAACGCAGCCACTGCCCCCGCAGCCGCCGACGGCGAGCAGTCCCCACCAGGGCCACCCGCAGGCGACGACGAATGATGCACGGGTGGGCGGTTGGGAAACACAACGCGCCGAAGGCGCGATCCTCTACGCCCCCAGGGAAACCCGCCGCTCCACCGCCACCCAGACCATCAGGGACGCAGAGGGCCCCGCCCTCGTCGTCACCTCGAACCCCACCATCTGGCAGGACACCAAGGACGCCCGGGCCAAACTCGGCCCGGTCCACGTCTACGACCCCATCCACCTCTGCGACACCCCGGCCCGCCTCCACTGGTCCCCCACCACCGGCTGCGAGACCCAGGAGACGGCCAAGGCGAGAGCGCGGGCCCTCCTCGCCCCCGTCCGCCCCACCGCCAAGATCGACCAGGCCGTGGCCGACACGGCCGAAACGCTCCTGCGCAGCTATCTCCACGCGGCCGCCATAGAGGCCCGCACCATCCGCCACGTCCACCGCTGGTGCCAGGGCACACAGGTCCAGGACGCCGTGAAGACCCTCCGCACCCATCCGAAGGCGGCTCCCGGCTCCGCGGGCGAACTCGAAGCGGCCCTCACCGCGCACCCCGAACGACGTGACATCGCACAGGAGTTGACCAGCCGCGCCCTCGCCGCCCTCTTCACGGTCAACATCCGCGAGGCATGCACTCCCAACCGAAATGATGCCCTCGCCTTGGATTCCTTCGTCGACGAAGGGGGCACGCTTTATGTGGTAGGTGAATCCATCGAGGACCCCAGGACCCGTCCCGGCGCGATGCCCCTCCTGACGGCCCTCGCCTCAAGCGTGGTCGAGCGTGGCCGGCGCATGGCCGAACGGTCATCCTCCGGTCGCCTCGACCCACCACTCACGCTCGTCCTGGACGACATCGCAGCCGTGGCTCCCCTTCCCCAGCTCCCGGAGCTGCTGGCCGCCGGAGCGGACACGGGCCTGCCGACCCTGGCCCTGCTCCGGTCCCGCGAACAGGCCCGCACCCGCTGGCCGGACGCGGACCTCCCGGCGTAGAGCTCAGAAGTCGTACGCGATCCAGTCCACGACCGGCACATACCCGAGCCGCCGGTACAGGGCGTTGCTCGTGGGGTTGGCCGCGTCCGTGAACAGCACGACGTGCTCGGCGCCCGCCACCAGCGCGGCCCGGCTCACCTCGGCCGTCACGGCACCCGCGTACCCCTGACCGCGCAGAGGGGTCGGCGTGTAGACGGGGTCCACCTGGACCAGCCCGGCGACCATCGGGTTCGCGCCCGCCATGGAGACGGGCGTGCCGTCCGGGGTCTCCCAGAACGTGTAGTGCTTGTCGGCGAAGCGGGTGCGGGCCCAGCTGTCGGCGTCGATGCCGACGGCTTCCCCCACGTCCGCGGCGAACCCGCGGCACATCGCCATGAGTTGCCCATGGTCCCGCTCCCCCACGGGCCGCCCCCGCCCCGCCGGAAGCGGCTCGGGCGGGGTGAGCGTGCCCAGGCGGTTCAGACGCAGCCGGACCCGGACCGCCGGCTTCGCGCCCGTGTGCCGTCGCCAGGAGTCGGCGAAGGCGGCCGCGGTGCCGTCGTCCGCGCTGAACGACGGAACGGAGTGTCCGAGCGCGAGCAGCCGGGCGGCGAGACCGTCGGCCTGCTCGGGGGTGAGCGGGGTGGAGCTCAGTCCGCGTCCGGGCGAGAGCCGGTAGAAGACGGCGTGCACCTCACCCGCCCGCTCCAGCACACCGAAGACGGCGTGCTCGGCGCCGTACACGG
This genomic window contains:
- a CDS encoding bifunctional lytic transglycosylase/C40 family peptidase, with product MTVRKAWLVAGAVLGAGLSFVMLLVVGVYVVAGNLANGVGGATRALAKGAVPAAYQPLVQKWGNLCPAINPALLAAQLYQESGFNPKAQSAAAAQGIAQFIPGTWATHGVDGDGDGDKDVWDPNDAIPSAASYDCSLASYVKDVPGNLTENMLASYNAGAYAVIKYGGVPPYKETQNYVKTITTLEESFAAPTSRVDPSKQAAGAIYYAQKKLGTPYLWGGTGTAEQGGRFDCSGLTQAAYASVGITLPRVANDQYNAGPHPARTELLPGDLVFFSTDLNNSRAIHHVGIYVGGGYMIDAPRTGAVIRFDPIDTSEYFGATRVTEDGAKALPTTV
- a CDS encoding trypsin-like peptidase domain-containing protein, whose translation is MLPSVKRTPRLALHAAAVLLTVTSASEAVADDGAGPFGVTTVAAVTSTGARVGALFDGGQHHCTASVVRSPHRDLLVTAAHCLDNGDDGLVFVPGYRGGRAPYGKWKVRERFLPQGWAEGQDEDSDVAFATVEGEVQGVVGGNPFVTGTATGATAVTVTGYPSTRAVPISCTNKPTRHSRTQQRIACPDFTGGTSGSPWVNGDGQVVGVLGGHEQGGATADVSYSVVLGAEAAALYRDAVR
- a CDS encoding alpha/beta hydrolase, with the protein product MFDGFELTRCEGDDGVRLRVRHGGSGPAVLLLHGHPRTHATWHRVAPLLVAAGHTVVCPDLRGYGRSDKPATDPEHRPYSKRAMAGDCLTVMRRLGHERFAVVGHDRGAYVATRLALDHPEAVSAVSVLDAIPIGEALRRCDAGFAANWWHWFFLGQTAKPAERVINADPDAWYTATAEQMGAEAYEDWRHAIHDPATVHAMCEDYRAGLGVDREHDDADQRAGRRIDRPLQILWATRDDMADLYGDVLAVWRDWAGAHLEGGPLDSGHHMAEEAPEALADALTGFWKNAGATGP
- a CDS encoding S53 family peptidase; its protein translation is MRTSMPNAPHAPGRWRRYGSVVAATGALLLAGLGTAAHAGAATATTPHKVSSKAIAAAVAKAHVTYESACGATPKKGYAACNALRVTGGTTAFQEEQAARKGTSPATVSPKASAATPTGYGPSDLRSAYGLTSAAASNGSGETIAIVDAYDDPNAAADLATYRSYYGLPACTTANGCFKKVSQTGSTTSLPTANSGWAGEISLDLDMVSAIAPNAKILLVEASSASMTNLGKAVNEAVALGAKFVSNSYGGSESSSDTSYDSSYFNHPGVAITVSAGDSGYGAEYPAASKYVTSVGGTALSPSSTSRGWTESVWKTSSTEGTGSGCSSYDTKPTWQTDTGCTKRMIADVSAVADPATGVSVYDSYGSDGTGWNTYGGTSASAPIIASVYALAGTPGSSDYPAAYPYAHTSALNDVTSGNNGSCSTSYFCTARTGYDGPTGWGTPEGVTAFTS
- a CDS encoding SCO6880 family protein; its protein translation is MTTESHVSHTVTPRRTYLIGRARPNAIVGRNRETGEIALIIVGAFLGMMCGLLVPVLSLRIVLLMGFPLLALAAVYVPYKRRTFYKWFEINRSYKRTLRQGTTYRSSVMEAGTHVDGREVEVGPPPGIGRINWLAAPFGPDEIAVLLHADRRTVTAAIEIEGPGVGLRDSEDQEALVDRFGTLLKHVANGDGFVTRLQMLARTLPADPDAHAKDVAMRGDDKALPWLQTSYDQLQSMVSTSSEQHRAYLVACMHYNRELAAEAHAMARAARPQNGRRLDKDAGLAVVMARELTDICSRLQEADIRVRQPLGQGRLASLIHSMYDPDHPIDHIQAMTKRNAWPAELDAMEPTFLQAKTRESSTRAPWCHATAWVKEWPMTPVGVNFLAPLLVHTPDVIRTVAVTMDLEPTEIAIERMLTEKTNDEAEASRAAKMNRTIDPRDVAAHSRLDQRGEDLASGAAGVNLVGYITVSSRSPEALARDKRTIRASAGKSYLKLEWCDREHHRAFVNTLPFATGIRR
- a CDS encoding ATP-binding protein, with the translated sequence MRDPLSVLSDAFTSFLFGKVETTRLPVRTSTGQAQAVYLPTAAPGLGDSGVIIGREVYSGKGYIYDPFQLYGQQLPAPHWLVLGESGNGKSALEKTYVLRQLRFRDRQVVVLDAQGEDGVGEWNLIAQELGITPIRLDPMAALDMGIRLNPLDPAITTTGQLALLRTIIEVAMGHGLDERSGFALKVAHAYVNETIVERQPILTDIVEQLRHPEPESAEAMNVDTEDVRAWGLDVALVLDRLVDGDLRGMFDGPTTVGIDLDAPLIVFDLSHIDRNSIAMPILMAIVGVWLEHTWIRPDRKKRIFLVEEAWHIINSPFVAQLFQRLLKFGRRLGLSFVAVVHHLSDVVDGAAAKEAAAILKMASTRTIYAQKADEARATGRVLGLPRWAVEIIPSLTPGIAVWDVNGNVQVVKHLVTETERPLVFTDRAMTESSADLTDDALRAAELEAEERAAAFVEQHMGDSESTVA